Proteins encoded in a region of the Penaeus vannamei isolate JL-2024 chromosome 30, ASM4276789v1, whole genome shotgun sequence genome:
- the LOC113811963 gene encoding sodium-dependent neutral amino acid transporter B(0)AT3-like, whose translation MANVTQLIRRQSSRELSAQKSIDRLELELEARLVPTAEEVPDYGATNHAFEPSSPTSETTKVPPPEPRKDSVPFEGGEERESWDSKLQFLLATVGYAVGLGNVWRFPYLAQKNGGGAFLIPYFVMLTFLGLPLFYLELAVGQRIRKGALGAWHQVSHCLGGVGVASAVVSFAVALYYNTVIAWCLYYLFQSFQSPLPWSDCPHAIGVVDHNATTSLGQECERAGPTQFFWYRDALDITSDVMHVGEFNWKIAGCMAIAWLLIYVCIMKGIVASGKVVYVTAVFPYLVLLAFLVRGLTLRGMTDGITHLFTPRWEKLEDPVVWLEAGTQIFFSLGLAFGGLIAFGSYNPVNNNCLRDAILVSFTNCITSLLAGVVVFSILGFKAHETHDRCMAERNATTLALLTEAGDAAERIDLQELLRRRNITLPVCDIQEELQKSAAGTGLAFIIFTEAINQFPLPPLWAILFFLMLFTLGADSQFGTLEGVISSLIDLKVFPQMRKEALSGLVCLVCFFLSLMFTHGAGNYIFQLFDSFAGNIPLLVIGLFECLGISYIYGIKKFATDVELMCGSRPSLYWLVCWKVVSPLLMVTILAASLIKMAVEGSTYLAWDSVMGESVNLQWPSWAWGIAAILVILPLMWIPLVPIANALGFRLLAEEEAAWFPEKELRSAQDITPQRFTALERALLCLSVSTESLKSTDEDQPVKTLPSQNSHQPLLAQDSKKSQRTQSVKSSKSLGGGGGGGGRTKPGDTPPHSSLKDGHLKGDGGKPLPRGRSEDRAAKRKDKVEKNNRNSM comes from the exons GTCCCTCCCCCAGAACCCCGGAAGGACTCGGTGCCGTTCGAAGGAGGCGAGGAGCGCGAGTCCTGGGATAGCAAGCTGCAGTTCCTCCTGGCTACCGTAGGATATGCTGTAGGACTCGGCAACGTCTGGAGGTTCCCTTACCTGGCGCagaagaatggaggag GCGCATTCCTCATCCCCTACTTCGTGATGCTGACCTTCCTGGGGCTGCCGCTCTTCTACCTGGAGCTGGCGGTGGGTCAGCGCATCCGGAAGGGGGCGCTGGGGGCGTGGCACCAGGTGTCACACTGCctcgggggcgtgggcgtggcttcGGCCGTCGTGTCCTTCGCCGTGGCGCTCTACTACAACACCGTCATCGCCTGGTGTCTCTACTATCTCTTCCAG AGCTTCCAGTCGCCGCTGCCGTGGTCCGACTGCCCGCACGCCATCGGGGTCGTGGACCACAACGCCACCACCAGCCTCGGCCAGGAGTGCGAGCGCGCGGGGCCGACGCAGTTCTTCTGGTACCGGGACGCCCTGGACATCACCTCCGACGTCATGCACGTTGGGGAATTCAACTGGAAGATCGCCGGGTGCATGGCGATCGCATGGCTCCTCATCTATGTGTGCATCATGAAGGGCATCGTTGCTTCGGgcaag GTGGTGTACGTGACAGCCGTGTTCCCGTACCTGGTGTTGCTGGCGTTCCTGGTTCGGGGGCTGACTCTTAGGGGCATGACTGACGGCATCACCCACCTCTTCACGCCCAGG TGGGAGAAGCTCGAGGACCCGGTGGTGTGGCTGGAGGCGGGCACCCAGATCTTCTTCTCCCTCGGCCTCGCCTTCGGGGGGCTCATCGCCTTCGGATCCTACAACCCCGTGAACAACAACTGCCTCAGGGACGCCATCCTCGTCTCCTTCACCAACTGCATCACCTCGCTCCTGGCCGGCGTCGTCGTCTTCTCCATCTTGG GCTTCAAGGCCCACGAGACCCACGACCGGTGCATGGCCGAGCGCAACGCCACGACCCTGGCGCTGCTGACGGAGGCTGGCGACGCGGCGGAGAGGATCGACCTGCAGGAGCTGCTCAGGAGGAGGAACATCACCCTGCCCGTGTGCGACATCCAGGAGGAGCTGCAGAAG TCCGCCGCGGGAACGGGTCTGGCCTTCATCATATTCACGGAGGCTATCAACCagttccctctgcctcccctgtGGGCCATCCTCTTTTTCCTGATGCTGTTCACCCTCGGGGCGGACTCCCAGTTCGGCACGTTGGAGGGCGTCATCTCCTCGCTCATCGACCTCAAGGTGTTCCCGCAGATGAGGAAGGAGGCGCTGTCAG GATTGGTGTGTCTCGTCTGCTTCTTCCTGTCCCTCATGTTCACCCACGGCGCCGGGAACTACATCTTCCAGCTGTTCGATTCCTTCGCTGGCAACATTCCTCTGCTGGTGATTGGGCTGTTTGAGTGCCTCGGCATCAGCTACATCTACGGAATCAAGAA GTTCGCCACCGACGTCGAACTGATGTGCGGTTCTCGTCCTTCGCTGTACTGGCTCGTGTGTTGGAAGGTGGTTTCGCCGCTCCTTATGGTCACCATCTTGGCGGCCTCACTCATCAAAATGGCGGTAGAGGGCAGCACCTACttg GCCTGGGATTCGGTCATGGGCGAGAGTGTAAACCTTCAGTGGCCGAGCTGGGCGTGGGGCATCGCCGCCATCTTGGTGATTCTGCCCCTGATGTGGATCCCTCTGGTGCCCATCGCGAA CGCCCTCGGATTCCGCCTGCTggccgaggaggaggcggccTGGTTCCCGGAGAAGGAGCTGAGGAGCGCCCAGGACATCACGCCACAGCGGTTCACGGCACTCGAGCGGGcccttctgtgtctgtctgtgtctacggAATCTCTCAAG TCGACGGACGAGGACCAGCCTGTGAAGACCCTGCCCTCCCAGAACTCCCACCAGCCTCTACTCGCACAGGACTCCAAGAAGTCCCAGAGGACCCAGTCCGTCAAGTCCAGCAAATCgttgggcggcggcggaggaggagggggcaggaccaAGCCAGGTGACacgccccctcactcctccctcaagGACGGCCACCTGAAGGGCGACGGAGGCAAGCCACTCCCTCGAGGCAGAAGCGAGGACCGGGCCGCCAAGAGGAAGGACAAGGTGGAGAAAAACAACAGGAATAGCATGTAG